From Amphiura filiformis unplaced genomic scaffold, Afil_fr2py scaffold_23, whole genome shotgun sequence, a single genomic window includes:
- the LOC140143574 gene encoding uncharacterized protein: MPPKRKGTGAGQRKGRKRNIAELEDVSAPAMDNTRDEDIIWIVGDSLIYWAAQYLLPWGESALNLHLRNRRVTWKGYRGGHLADVPAIITESMSRLGGSHVPAVVIIHMGTNDLVGLDLLAFKHLLESVIAECKRLLPNTIFMWSGIIPRHFYKGARSQKGIDEKRKEVNKIAKRILARSEGRVIRHDNFRWDMSYLFRDDDVHLDILGQDQFTGNLRRALHFFLRHPEELEYHPVS, from the exons ATGCCACCGAAAAGAAAAGGGACAGGAGCAGGTCAGAGGAAAGGAAGGAAGAGAAATATTGCTGAGCTGGAGGATGTTAGCGCTCCTGCTATGGATAATACCCGTGATGAGG ATATCATATGGATTGTAGGTGATAGCCTCATCTATTGGGCGGCTCAATACTTGTTGCCGTGGGGCGAAAGCGCCCTTAATCTTCACCTCCGTAACCGTCGTGTCACGTGGAAGGGGTATCGGGGTGGTCACTTGGCTGACGTCCCAGCCATTATTACCGAGTCCATGAGCAGGCTCGGGGGCAGCCACGTGCCAGCTGTCGTCATCATCCATATGGGCACTAACGACCTTGTGGGTCTAGACTTGCTTGCATTCAAGCATTTGTTAGAGAGCGTTATCGCTGAATGCAAGCGCCTACTCCCCAATACAATTTTCATGTGGTCTGGTATCATTCCCAGACATTTTTACAAGGGAGCTAGGTCCCAAAAGGGTATTGACGAGAAGAGGAAGGAGGTCAATAAAATCGCCAAAAGAATACTCGCTCGCAGTGAGGGGAGGGTCATCAGGCACGATAATTTCAGGTGGGACATGTCATACCTCTTCCGTGACGACGACGTGCACCTTGACATTCTAGGTCAAGATCAATTTACAGGCAACCTGAGGAGGGCCTTGCACTTTTTCTTGCGGCATCCGGAGGAGTTGGAGTACCACCCAGTCAGCTAG